CAGTTTTTTCGCAGCTTTGATGTTATTCACCATGCCACTGCGAATCAAGCGATTAATCACAAACGGTTGAAATAGCTCTATCGCCATTTCTCTTGGCAAACCGCACTGGTGAATCTTCAGCTTTGGCCCGACTACAATTACCGAACGTCCAGAGTAGTCAACCCGTTTACCCAACAAGTTTTGTCGGAAACGTCCTTGCTTACCTTCAATAATGTCGGACAAAGATTTCAGGGGTCGGTTATTTGCCCCTACTACAGTGCGTCCCCGACGACCATTGTCAATCAAAGCATCCACTGCTTCTTGCAGCATCCGCTTTTCGTTCCGCACAATAATCTCTGGGGCCAAAATTTCTTGTAAACGTGCCAAGCGATTATTACGGTTAATTACCCGCCGATACAAATCGTTCAAATCGCTAGTGGCAAAGCGACCGCCATCTAGCTGCACCATTGGGCGCAAGTCGGGGGGAATCACAGGAATGACTGCCATTACCATCCACTCTGGCTTGGAACCAGTGGCGATGAAATTGTCAATCACCCGTAGTCGCTTAATTAGCTTGGCTCGCTTTTGCCCTTTGGCATTGCCAATTTCTTCTCGTAAGCTTTCGGCTTCTTGCTCTAAATTGATATCAGCCAACAATCGCAGCAGTGCCTCAGCCCCAATACCTACTTCTACGCCTTGTAACTGAGAATCTTCGCTATAAATTTGGTCTTCAATTTCTAGCCACTGGTCTTCACTCAGTAACTGTTTGTAAGTTAAGGTCTCAGCATTACCTGGACTCAGGACGACATAAGAGTTGAAATAGACAATCTGCTCGACATCCCGCAAGGGCATATCCAGCAGGATGGAAATATAGCTAGGAATGCCTTTGAGATACCAGACGTGAGCTACTGGTGCGGCAAGTTTAATATAGCCCATGCGGTGACGACGCACCCGCGACTCTGTGACTTCTACCCCACATCGCTCACAAACAATACCTCTGTGGCGTACTCTTTTATACTTACCACAATGGCATTCCCAATCTTTTGCGGGGCCAAAAATCCGTTCACAGAATAAGCCGTCCATCTCCGGCTTCAGAGTTCGGTAGTTAATTGTTTCTGGCTTGGTGACTTCACCGACTACCTGACCATTGGGCAATGTTCTCTCGCCCCACTGGCGAATGCGTTCAGGGGAAGCCAAGCCGATTTTTACGTAGTCAAACTGATTAGTTTGGGCGGGTCTCATACTTAAGTGCTGAGTTCTGAGTTTTGAGTATATTTAGTTTTGAAACGTTGATGATGGGGCATTGGGCATTATTTAGTATTCTCAATGCCCGATGCCCCATACCCTATCCCTTATTTATTCGTCGTCATCTAACGATTCACGAGAAAGAGATTCATAGGTAGGTCGTGGAGGAGTGCGTCGGGCTGATTGGTCTGCCATCAAATCGACTTCTACATCTAAAGAACTACCATCTGCCTGTGTCTCTACCTTGTGTACAGCGATGTCTAAGCCCAATGATTGCAGTTCGCGCATCAGTACCTTAAAGGATTCCGGCGTACCTGGTCGAGGAATTGCTTTACCTTTAACGATCGCATTTAGCGCTTCATTCCGCCCTTGCATATCGTCGGATTTGACTGTGAGCAATTCCTGTAAGGTGTAAGCTGCACCAAAGGCTTCCAATGCCCATACTTCCATTTCCCCAAACCGCTGACCACCCTGCTGTGCTTTACCACCCAAGGGTTGTTGAGTAACCAGCGAGTATGGCCCTGTAGAACGAGCGTGAATTTTGTCGTCCACCAAATGTACTAGCTTCAGCATATAAGCCACACCCACAGTTACAGGCCGGTCAAATGCTTCGCCCGTGCGACCATCAAAGACCATAATTTTGCCTGAATCATCTGGGTTATATACCCAATCTTTGCCTGTTTCGTCTCTGGCTTCTTGCAACTTGCCATGTACAATTCTGCGGGATGACTCTTCACCGTACATTTCGTCAAAGGGAGTAATTTTAAATCGCACTCCCAAATTATGACCAGCCCAACCCAATAGACACTCAAATACCTGCCCGACGTTCATCCGGCTGGGTACGCCCAAGGGGTTAAGTACGATGTCTACTGTAGAACCATCAGGCAAATAAGGCATATCTTCCACTGGCAAAATTCGGGAAATGATTCCCTTATTACCGTGGCGTCCCGCCATTTTGTCACCAACTTGGATTTTGCGTTTTTGAGCGACATACACCCGGACTACCATATTGGCTCCTGGTGGCAATTCATCGCCTTGCTCACGGGTAAACAGACGCACGTCAACTACGCGCCCTTTTTCACCGTTGGGTACTCGTAGGGAATTATCCCGGACATCCCGCGCTTTTTCTCCGAAAATCGCCCGCAATAGCTTTTCTTCTGGTGGTTGGTCAGATTCACCTTTGGGGGTAACTTTTCCTACCAAGATATCTCCAGCTTCTACCCATGCGCCAATCCGAATGATTCCCTGCTCATCCAACTGCCGTAAAGCATCTTCCCCAACGTTGGGAATTTCCCTGGTGATTTCTTCTGGCCCCAGTTTCGTCTGTCTAGCTTCAATTTCATATTTTTCAATGTGAATTGAGGTATAGACATCATCCTGTACCAATCTTTCGGAAATCAAAATCGCGTCTTCGTAGTTATAGCCTTCCCAAGGCATATAAGCGACAACGATATTTTGTCCGAGCGCTAATTCCCCACCTTCGGTAGAGGAACCATCAGCTAGTACTTGACCTGCTACAACGCGTTCACCAATTCGCACGAGGGGCTTTTGGTTCAAACAAGTGTCTTGGTTGGAACGTTGATACTTGGAAAGATAGTACTTAACTTCTGAGGCATTGGGTTTAGGACGCACACGAATCTCTGTGGCATCTACATAGGTGACATCGCCATCGGTGCGGGATACAATTACCATCCCGGAGTCTCTTGCTCCCTGAGCTTCCAAACCTGTACCCACCAAAGGACGCTCTGGTTTGAGTAAGGGTACTGCCTGCCGTTGCATATTCGATCCCATCAGCGCCCGGTTAGCGTCGTCATGCTCCAAGAAGGGAATCATGCTAGTAGCTACCGATACAATCTGCACAGGAGAGACTGCTACGTAGTCTACTTGCTCTGGCGTTGTGGTAGCCCAATCTTGCCGATAGCGTACTGGCACTTGTGGCCCTTTAATGTAACCGTTTTCATCTAAGGGAA
This region of Nostoc sp. UHCC 0302 genomic DNA includes:
- a CDS encoding DNA-directed RNA polymerase subunit gamma, with amino-acid sequence MRPAQTNQFDYVKIGLASPERIRQWGERTLPNGQVVGEVTKPETINYRTLKPEMDGLFCERIFGPAKDWECHCGKYKRVRHRGIVCERCGVEVTESRVRRHRMGYIKLAAPVAHVWYLKGIPSYISILLDMPLRDVEQIVYFNSYVVLSPGNAETLTYKQLLSEDQWLEIEDQIYSEDSQLQGVEVGIGAEALLRLLADINLEQEAESLREEIGNAKGQKRAKLIKRLRVIDNFIATGSKPEWMVMAVIPVIPPDLRPMVQLDGGRFATSDLNDLYRRVINRNNRLARLQEILAPEIIVRNEKRMLQEAVDALIDNGRRGRTVVGANNRPLKSLSDIIEGKQGRFRQNLLGKRVDYSGRSVIVVGPKLKIHQCGLPREMAIELFQPFVINRLIRSGMVNNIKAAKKLISRNDPSVWDVLEEVIEGHPVLLNRAPTLHRLGIQSFEPILVEGRAIQLHPLVCPAFNADFDGDQMAVHVPLSLESQAEARLLMLASNNILSPATGKPIITPSQDMVLGAYYLTAENPEAKKGVGKYFASLDDVIMAFHQGEIDLHAYIYVRFDGELESDQEDTEPLEVTENNDGSRTLLYKFRRVRHDGQGNLLSQYIYTTPGRVIYNKAIQEALAS
- the rpoB gene encoding DNA-directed RNA polymerase subunit beta gives rise to the protein MTKETYMEPAFLLPDLIEIQRSSFRWFLEEGLIEELNSFSPITDYTGKLELHFLGNNYKLKEPKYSVEEAKRRDSTYAVQMYVPTRLINKETGEIKEQEVFIGDLPLMTDRGTFIINGAERVIVNQIVRSPGVYYKSEIDKNGRRTYSASLIPNRGAWLKFETDRNDLVWVRIDKTRKLSAQVLLKALGLSDNEIFDALRHPEYFQKTIEKEGQFSEEEALMELYRKLRPGEPPTVLGGQQLLDSRFFDPKRYDLGRVGRYKLNKKLRLSVPDTMRVLTAGDILAAVDYLINLEYDIGNIDDIDHLGNRRVRSVGELLQNQVRVGLNRLERIIRERMTVSDAEVLTPASLVNPKPLVAAIKEFFGSSQLSQFMDQTNPLAELTHKRRLSALGPGGLTRERAGFAVRDIHPSHYGRICPIETPEGPNAGLIGSLATHARVNQYGFLETPFRPVENGRVRFDVQPVYMTADEEDDLRTATGDIPLDENGYIKGPQVPVRYRQDWATTTPEQVDYVAVSPVQIVSVATSMIPFLEHDDANRALMGSNMQRQAVPLLKPERPLVGTGLEAQGARDSGMVIVSRTDGDVTYVDATEIRVRPKPNASEVKYYLSKYQRSNQDTCLNQKPLVRIGERVVAGQVLADGSSTEGGELALGQNIVVAYMPWEGYNYEDAILISERLVQDDVYTSIHIEKYEIEARQTKLGPEEITREIPNVGEDALRQLDEQGIIRIGAWVEAGDILVGKVTPKGESDQPPEEKLLRAIFGEKARDVRDNSLRVPNGEKGRVVDVRLFTREQGDELPPGANMVVRVYVAQKRKIQVGDKMAGRHGNKGIISRILPVEDMPYLPDGSTVDIVLNPLGVPSRMNVGQVFECLLGWAGHNLGVRFKITPFDEMYGEESSRRIVHGKLQEARDETGKDWVYNPDDSGKIMVFDGRTGEAFDRPVTVGVAYMLKLVHLVDDKIHARSTGPYSLVTQQPLGGKAQQGGQRFGEMEVWALEAFGAAYTLQELLTVKSDDMQGRNEALNAIVKGKAIPRPGTPESFKVLMRELQSLGLDIAVHKVETQADGSSLDVEVDLMADQSARRTPPRPTYESLSRESLDDDE